DNA sequence from the Malus domestica chromosome 06, GDT2T_hap1 genome:
TCCCATGGCGTCCTCCGTGTCTACCTACCACCACgtcctctcctctctctcttctcagaAGACCAATAGCCGCGACAATGTGAAGACTCAGCTATCTTCCTCCCTCTGGGGCTCGCCAATAAGCATAAGCAGCATGTTCTCCTCCAACCCCACCACCTCCCTCCAATTCCAGACCCGGCGGCGCCTCAGCGTTACCGCCATGGCTCCGCCGAAAGCCAAGCCGGGCGGGAAAGCCAAAAAGGGTATTTCAAATTCCCTATTTTGTTTCGTCTCCGACGAATTTGAGTTCGTTTCGTTGATGGGTTTTCGGTTTTGCAGTGATTGGAATGATAAAGCTGGCGTTGGAGGCCGGGAAGGCGACTCCGGCTCCGCCGGTCGGGCCGGCGCTGGGTTCGAAGGGTGTAAATATCATGGCTTTTTGTAAGGATTACAATGCCAGGACGGCGGACAAGCCCGGCTATGTCATTCCAGTTGAAATCACCGTCTATGATGTTAGTCTCTGTGTTACGAATTTGGTATAATTGTTCAAAATATTTGGTTACTTTTTGCAAGATTACGACTTTgttatcatattttttttgtgGCAGGATAAGAGTTTTACTTTCATTTTGAAGACCCCACCTGCTTCGGTTTTGCTTCTTAAGGCTGCAGGTATGGTTGTTTTCTGTTCTATCATTGTGCCCTCTATCTGTTTGATGTGTTGCTCATGCATTGGCATTTCGTTGTACCAGAAGATATGTTACCGTGTTTATTTTCTAATTGCTGCTGCTCGGGCAGTGGATAAATGCAGATGTTCTTGTGATAAGCTTTGTTTGTATTTCGTGCTCTCAAGTTGTTTCGAGAATGTTATATCTtatcaataaacaaaaacatgaaaaatgaGGGAAAGTAGTAGAATGAAAATTGGTGTTGATGTTTTCATGGCCGGCTGGCCGTATTTATTGCCAAATAGGTATTCATGAATTTGTTTTGATGTGTTAAAAGTTGGAAGCATTTTGAATTacatgaagaaaatgaagaaaatttgATAAATGTGAGGAATGTGGAGTTTGCCGTTATGATTTGGCCATTGAGTTTTCATCTGCCAATTAGTTCGGAATAGTATCTCATTCGATTGAGCCATAAACTTGAGCAGCTACCATAATTTCCAGAGTGAAGATTAGATGAAGTTAACTTAATTGGTTTTGATTATATCTGTTAGCCACTGTTTTGAGAAATATCACTGTTCTCGACTGGTTGAATTAGTTCGGCTTGTTTATTATAGTACATAAGTTCTCTGTGTAGGACGTTCATTCTTTATTTAAGAACCCACAATATCAACATAGTATCAACAATGTCCCGATATCGTTGTCACCTCATCTATGTTCATCATAGGACCAGTCACATAACAATATTGCCCTCATTAAAAGCTCTTCCTTGCCTGAATTTGGTTACCATAATAATGCAATACTTGTTTATCAATGCTGTGGATGATATATAGGAGTGGATAAAGGTTCAAAAGACCCGAAGATGGAGAAAGTGGGAAAGGTCACCATTGATCAGCTGCGAACAATTGCGCAAGAAAAGCTGCCGGACTTGAATTGCACGACAATAGAATCCGCAATGAGAATCATAGCAGGCACTGCAGCTAATATGGGGATCGATGTCGACCCTCCTGTTCTAGAACCCAAAAAGAAGGAAGCTCTGCTGTAATTCTGCTCCCAACATTTTGTATCCTCGATTAGGCTTTGTTTCTTAAATCATATATTGTAAGATTCTACAGGACTGATGGAAGTCAGCATGTAAAAACTCTCACCTCCAGTTTTCGTTATTGGTTATAAAATTCtaattcttcttccttttattcCATATTGCTCTGGTTTCTTTTCTCGTGACATCTTTTTACCATATTTTTGGGTCCCTCCAGGTCCATTGTTGCGGTTATTGGATGATAAAGCGAAAGCTGACTTCTACTTCAAGCAATCTGTGATCAACTGGGAATGAGGGAATTGAGATCCTTTCTGATCTTTGTTTCCGGGGTCCAACGACCAGAAGATCTGGCCCGTTGAAGAGAAAGATTCGGATCCTTGATTTGTGTAAGGTGGGCCATGGGTTAATGTGGGCAAAACTTAAAATGAGTGATCTACATCCCCTGGTCCTTGGGTTGAGTTTTAGAATTCAAGCACTCTGTAACCTAGTTGATGGTAATTATCTGGTCATCCAGAAATTGAACTTGAAATTTCTTTCAACATTGAGGAGAAGTGTCAGGAACCACCGCGGGATGACGCAATGGTTGGAAATGAATTTTAAGTATGTATTCCACACAGTAAGTCCTAAGTTCAATTTTTTGTGTTGGTGAATCGCACAATGATGACAAGACAAAGTTAAATtgcctctgtgagtcttttCGATCCCCGTAATAATGAACTACCGCGACGAAATTACCAACTGGTCTCtgtttaagagaaaaaaaagtgtCAATAGACTTTTTTATAATACAAACgacattttacactaaaaacaGGAAGATTCCGAACCCAAAATGTAATGAGCAGACCTTAACGACCAATCTACCTTTTTGTTATTATTCAGCTTCATTATTTGGATTTGGAATCTGGATTTATAAATTGAGCAAGACTCGGTGGAATATGAGTCTGATTGCCCCTGTTTTTTTGTGTGCGTTGCGTTTAATAATTGTGCCATTGACCAAATAAGAAAATTGACATTTGAAAAAATGGATTATTCATCCGCATGCTGTGGAAGATAgcattgtgtttttttttggtgtgatatctacacatcattttttacttctatcatatttttttggttttcaaccgttagatcggatgaattaaaaaatatcaatagacaaaaattaacaaaaaatatgtgaaaagtaaaaaatgtgTACAGATAGCacacccattttttttttggtaaagggAAGATAACATTGTTGATAACCAACTCAAAGTGCTATGTCATCATAAAttcatttaccttttttttttttcggaaactaAATTCATTTACTTTTTTAGGATTATACTTGGGTGCTGATTGATACACTTTATCCACTCGATACTTTTCGTTAGAtagatatttattttatttttttaagtactAATTACAGTAGAACTTTGATAATTGGGTAAATTGCATTTTATCCTCTTAAGTTTATGATCGATTTCAATTCATTAtaatatctttaaaatatttcacctTCATACCTctagtactattttatttcaattccatacattcgttacattttccatctattAGTCCGTTAAAAGCTGACGTGGCTGCTAAATTTATGAcacgtggtaaaaaaaaattatgcatttaaaatattataataatttactctactaaaaaaaataaaaaataaaaacctgaaACCATCTTCCCGaccctttctccctctcctctctTCACCTCCCATCCTATCCAAAAAACCCAccccttccctgcaacccaaatcCCCCATcccatcccaccccaccccGACCTCTCtgcaacccccccccccaccccaccccaccccaccccccaaaaaaaacccagattATTTGTATGAAacctacccaaaaaaaaaaaaaaccaccggTGCTTGGAGGGAAGGGCTAACATTCCCCAGTTGTCGACGTCGcagatggtgatggtggtgcgGTCATGATGTCGGCGGCAAGGTGGGCGAGGGGTGAGGTAGTGGTAGAACGTCGAGAACTGGGGATTTTGGATCTGGGGATTTTGGAGGGTTTAGGgttcgagagagagagtgaggagagTGGAGGAGGGTTGGCATGTGATGTTGTGCACTTCGGTGAGGGTGGTGAGGAGTGTTAGCGTAAGGGGGATTCTGGGTTGGGGGTGTGCTTGGGTGGGGAAGACGAACTGGGTTTTGGCTTTTTTAtttatcttaattaattattttaaaatttttattaagtatttaGCCACGTtacacaaatgtggcagctacATTAGCACAAATGGGGACCTCTTatttgccacatcatcacttaacggtttacttaacaaattttctaatggatgtatgaaattgaaataaaatagtacttgaggtgtgaaagtgaaatgttttaaagatgttgtaaggaattaaaATTGACCCCAAACCTGagagggtaaaatgtaatttacccttgatAATTTAATAACTGATAAATCAATAATGTGAACTCAAAgttaagatgttgaagatgcttttgcatttttttttagaattttctgaaaggaattattattagcactccaaaagtCTCATTCGATGCTCCTCATAAGTGTACTTttatttctaattatagaaagattgaagtgcaaaatgagatttttggagtgacAATAATAATTCCCTTTCTAAAAAGCCTATTTTTcataacaaagtcgcataagaAGGTGTTCTATCAAAACTAAGTTGTGCAACAAGGATGAAGAATTGAtgaatttatcaaatttttaCTTAATATGACTACAGTGCAATGAAAATGTTGCTTATTTTTTACTGAAAGGTCACAAGTCCAAATCGTAGAAACAGCATCTTTGCAAAACAAAAGTAAGCTGTATATGATAAACGTTCCCATTTTCCTTTTCACATAATTCAAATGGTTGTATTCCCACTGGTCCTGCAAAAAACGAAAATCGAACCGTCAATATTGTTAGAAGATTCACAGAAAACCTCCACAATCATCTAGTCTGGGACCAAGGTACAATTATCTTCTCTCCTCTTCTATGTTTTGCGGGGGAGACGATGTTGGGTTTCGTTCGATCGAATATATGCACAAAAAAAGATACCATACACACGCATGTATGTGTTTCAGAaattaagagagaaaaaaaaaatgccatTTTAGTTTGTATAAAATTTGTGATACGTTTACGTAAGGCTAATCAGAATAAAAATACGAAACTAAATTTCGATTGGAGTACTCCAGTGTTTACTAAATATTGGGAATTAAAAATTTTGTTCAATCAATAAAACACaggtaaaaaataattaaatttaaagttttctcatgaaattaaaataaaagttttaccaaaaaaatgaatcaaaataaaagaattagCATATAAAATAGATTACTAGAATAGGAGCATTTTAGTAAACAAATTGATTCATTCCGATTGACATGAATTACTAAATAACTTTATATAGTTCAATATTGtttctaaaaatttaaataaacaattttaacaaaaatctGATTCCAATTTCTCTTTATATACGAATTAATAAATGAGCCAGATTCTTATTGTATTAGTATAAAACTAATCATTAAGGAGACAGCGACTATTAAAATGTTATTAGACTGTTGAAAGGACTAAAATAccgagaaaacaaaacaaaccaaGGATTGGCGGCCCAAAAGCCGAAAGCCTTTtaaaagcaaaataataaaatcagtcCTTTATTGTCATTGATTGAGAAGCAAACAAGGAATgcaaatcatcaacaaaaaagGACAGCCAATATTTACACAACCCTAGACTCTACACTCTAATTTCTACACCCATCTGAAACACGAAGTTGGGATTTTCAGCCCATTATCTttgaatatatacatacatatatacatatatatatatatacacacacacacgcacattatatataatatgtcCATCAATATCAACTTCCAAGCCTCAATAATATTCCGAGAATCTGAGGACCCCCGCCGTTCTTTTGTAGGTCAAATTGTATAAAACCAAAGATCCGTCTCTATTATCTGCTTCTACTCCCCCTATTGAGCAGTACTGCATTCAGAGGTATCTCTCTCTATCTGGATTCATTATTTCATTGTTCAAGTTTCGATTTTTATGTGTTGAAATCCATAAATCCGATGTCTTTTCGATTACCCAGATCCTGAAATCGAGGGAGAGTTAGTGTTTTCAATGTTATCTCATTTGGGTTctgttggattggattggattacaTGTTTTGGATTTTCCTCTGTTTTTTTCTGCACTTTTTAGGTGAAGTTGCTTGATGAGTCTCGTGATTTTTGTTGGTTGTGTTAATGCTCACGTTGCCCATGAATATAAAGTTTTCTTGCTTGCAAGTTGGGTTTTTGAAAGATCAGCTTCCATAATTTATATGATTTTTATGTTCTTTGATTAAGGTACGCATTCTCTGTTGATTGCTTTTATCTGCTTGCTTAAGATTGGTGTCCTTTGTTTTGCTTCTCACTGAAAGTTTAGGATTttgttctaattttttttagtttaaggACTTTGTTGACAGAGGATTGCTCAATCATACCCTCTCCTCTATATTGTTTCATGTTTAcctcatgattttttttttcagtttagtCTTATGTATAATGTATCTGAATCGAATTTTCGTGATGAGGCGGTAGCTGTACTGTGTTTTTCTTCAACTAAGTAGGTAGTGGTTATTGTATAAGCAATAATGTTGCAGTGATGTATATTGTTTATGCTTCTACGAATCATACCATATGTTTGTTGTCGAAAGGGTCACGGTGCTTGACGTACATGAAGGAGCACTGCCTAAAATGCTTCTACACAGAAAAATACTAAATACAATTTTCAGTACTTTCCTCCCTTCAATTGTTTGTGGCTTGATTCTTGTTGCAAATTTTTGGTTGTAAACTCCTTGCACTTTTGGCGTATGGGCTAATTTTCGGATTTGAAGTGCAGTACATGTTGTCTTTCTCCCACTGTTATTGTTctcaagccttttttttttattaattagcatGTGATTTGTATGGTTATATCTAACAAAGATTTACAGCATTTGCTTTATAAAATTGACCAAGGCCTCGTCTCTTTACATGTCTTGTTGCCTTTCAGATGGAAGCTCAAAATTCTGGGAATTCGCATATGATTGAAGTATGTGGTGATGTGCAAGATATGGATACGAGCTTGGGTGGGAGAAAAATTTGTGGAGATGGACCGTGCGGATTTTCAGATGCTAAAACCAGTTCCAAAGATGCACAGGAACGGTCAGCGTCCATGCGGAAGCTTTTGATAGCGGTTATCCTGTGTGTCATTTTCATGAGTGTGGAGGTTGTTGGGGGTATCAAAGCCAACAGTCTTGCAATTCTCACTGATGCGGCTCATTTATTGTCAGATGTTGCTGCATTTGCAATTTCTTTATTCTCACTTTGGGCATCAGGATGGGAGGCGACTCCTCGTCAGTCTTACGGTTTCTTCCGGATTGAAATACTTGGTGCTCTTGTTTCCATTCAGATGATTTGGCTGCTTGCTGGGATCCTTGTTTATGAAGCCATTGCAAGACTTATCCATGACACTGGTGAAGTTCAGGGCTTTCTCATGTTTGTTGTTTCTGCGTTTGGTTTAGTGGTGAATATCGCCATGGCACTCTTATTAGGTCATGATCATGGGCATGATCACGGACATGGGCATGGCCATGGTGTCCATGGTCATGGACATGAGGATCATGATGAGACACATAACCATGGGATTACTGTGACCACACATCACTCTCATCATCATATTCATCATCCTGTGGTGCACTCGAATCATGATGACAAACACCATCATACCGAGGTAGTCAACATCTCAGAACCTCTGCTCGGTCATAGCTCTGAAGGTGAAAAGAAACAAGAAGGCAAAGGGAAGAAGCAACGAAACGTCAATCTGCAGGGGGCTTATCTTCATGTACTTGGCGATGCCATTCAGAGTATTGGAGTGATGATTGGTGGAGGGATTATCTGGTACAAGCCTGAGTGGAAGATTATTGATCTGATATGTACCCTTGTATTTTCAATAATCGTGCTGGCGACAACAATCCGGATGTTGAGGAACATTTTGGAGGTTTTGATGGAGAGTACTCCTAGAGAGATTGATGCCACAAAGATTGAGAAAGGTCTCTGCGAGATGGACGAGGTAATTGCCATTCACGAGCTGCACATATGGGCAATAACTGTTGGGAAGGTGTTAATGGCTTGTCATGTTATCGTTAAGTCGGATGCTAATGCTGATGTGGTGCTGGAAAAGGTTATAGACTACATCAAGAGAGAATATAATATCAGTCATGTAACGATTCAGATAGAGCGACAGTAATGCTGGAGAGAGACGATTTGTCTATGCCCAACCGTTATAATTAGGtcagtttggtgttttaagacTTCAATTTTTTCCCCACGGTTGACAGATCATAATCTGTTATCTCATTGGTTTGCTCTTAAGTTCCTTGTTTTTAAATCTACTTATCGCGTGAATGCATGAAAGTTTAGTATAATGTCTTTGAA
Encoded proteins:
- the LOC103437454 gene encoding large ribosomal subunit protein uL11c, which translates into the protein MASSVSTYHHVLSSLSSQKTNSRDNVKTQLSSSLWGSPISISSMFSSNPTTSLQFQTRRRLSVTAMAPPKAKPGGKAKKVIGMIKLALEAGKATPAPPVGPALGSKGVNIMAFCKDYNARTADKPGYVIPVEITVYDDKSFTFILKTPPASVLLLKAAGVDKGSKDPKMEKVGKVTIDQLRTIAQEKLPDLNCTTIESAMRIIAGTAANMGIDVDPPVLEPKKKEALL
- the LOC103437455 gene encoding metal tolerance protein 1-like is translated as MEAQNSGNSHMIEVCGDVQDMDTSLGGRKICGDGPCGFSDAKTSSKDAQERSASMRKLLIAVILCVIFMSVEVVGGIKANSLAILTDAAHLLSDVAAFAISLFSLWASGWEATPRQSYGFFRIEILGALVSIQMIWLLAGILVYEAIARLIHDTGEVQGFLMFVVSAFGLVVNIAMALLLGHDHGHDHGHGHGHGVHGHGHEDHDETHNHGITVTTHHSHHHIHHPVVHSNHDDKHHHTEVVNISEPLLGHSSEGEKKQEGKGKKQRNVNLQGAYLHVLGDAIQSIGVMIGGGIIWYKPEWKIIDLICTLVFSIIVLATTIRMLRNILEVLMESTPREIDATKIEKGLCEMDEVIAIHELHIWAITVGKVLMACHVIVKSDANADVVLEKVIDYIKREYNISHVTIQIERQ